TCCAAGCAGCCACCATCCTGCTTCCCTGCCTCTATGAACAACGTCTTGAGCTCAGTTTCTCCAGGgccccacaattttttttttttttttgagacacagtcttgctctgtcacccaggctggagtgtagtggcatgatctcggttcactgcaacctctgcctcccgagttcaagcaattctcctgcctcagcctcccgaatagctgggattacaggtatgtgccatttGCACTCAttcaagttttgtattttcagtagagacagggtttggccaggttggtcttgaactcctgacctcaggtgatctgtccgcctcggcttcccaaagtgttgggataataggcgtgagtcactgtgcctggcctgccacTTCTTATTACTCCCTAAATGTAGGAAAGTAGCTTAATGCCACTTTAGTGTAAGCCATAACCCAGTGGTCCAAGGCCCTCAGTTTTCTGCTCATCTGGCTTAATCTAGACAAGACTAAAAAGAAACCATAGTAATAAATAGGATGTATATCATTCTGTCAACTTCTCtaaatgtagttttttaaaaatctgagttcTCAATAAGTTGAGTGGCCTTGAGTTTAATTTATATCTCCCTAATAAGCCTGTTTAACGCAGATATGCTGCACCACCATTTAGGTGCAGGGCTTTATGCTTCAGAAAGCCAAGCAAGGTGGACATCCTCTTATTCAACCCAAGCAGTGTGACACGAAAGTAAGCCTTAATGGAAAGGCACTTCAGCACACAGAGGTGGGCAAGGGAGTTCAGGGAGACAGGCTCAGAATGGTACTGAGTAAGGAACAGTATCAACATCAGCAATGCCTCCCAATGCCTTGCCAGTTAAAAGATTGcgatgaggctgggcgcagtggctcacgcctgtaatcctagcactttgggaggcccagatgggtggatcatgaggtcaggagttcgagaccagcctggccaacatggtgaagccccgtctctactaaaaatacaaaaattagctgggcatggtggcatgcgcctgtaatcccagttactcaggagactgaggcaggagaattgctttaacctgggaggcagaggttgcggtgagccgagattgcaccattgcactccagcccaggggacagagcaagacaccatctcaaaaaaaaaaaaaacaagattgggATGAAGTCAGGGAGAGACCTTAGGTGAAAGTAACACCCAGTTTACCAGTACTTTCTAAGGCTGGCATAATGAAACAGTTGAAAGGCTAGTTAGGAGTGAATAGTCTTTAATTTGAAACTCACCAAAATCAGTTTCAAGGCTATTTGTTTACACTGATGTGGATCTTATTCTCCAGAAATTATATTGATACCAAGTCACAACAAACAGTATCAAAAGCGATCTGATGTGAGTTAAGGATCTTGTGGTACAAAGGGACTCATCTTAATTAGCTAACCTGAAGAATTTTTGGCAAAATGGTATTCTTCCTGAGTGAATTAATACGTAGCCTCTCATCTGCGTATTCATAGGCCATTTTTCGTCTCTTCACATCGCGCCACATTCTCCAGTCTACGTAGTGACTTCGAACTTGGCCTGAAGCTGATGAAGGAACCATCTGAAAGACAGAGACAAGGGACCAGTGAAGGATAGCCAGGCCCATATTCTGAGTGTTCCTCAATCCTGCAATTCTCTTTCTGCCACTACTTATGATCTAGTATTCTTTTAAGAGTTGTTTTAGACCAGTTTAATAATTTAAGATAATAGATTTCCTAATTCAGAATAAATAAGTTTTATGGATGTATATTAAGTCAAAATCATAATATAATGCAATAACATATGTATTGGCAGGTGAAAGAcagattttcagaaatttttattattctgttcCACCTGTACTTAGGCCAATAGTCACATGGTTCAAAAATCAAAAAGGTATAAAAAGACACACAGTGAAAAGTCTCCCCACACCTCATTCCTCACCTGCTCAGTGACTCCCATGCCCCACAGGTATCCACTATTTCCAGTTTCTTGTATATCTTTCAGAGATTTTTGTCCGTATACACTCCCCTCCCATTTTTCATTCCCTCTTTTCAGTTAACAATATACGTTAGAGATCTTTCAATATCTGAATGTAAAAAGCGTCCCCATTTTCTTCATATTGCATAATCCACTATATAGAAGCATCATAATTTAAACTGCCACATATTGCTGGACAGACCTCACTATTTAtcattataaacaatgctgcagtgaataatGTCTTAGAAATCATTTCATATGTATTCCTATATATCTTaaagatacattattatttatttatttattttacttttttgagatggaatctagctctgtcacccaggctggagtgcagtggtgcaatctcggctcactgcaacatacacctcccgggttcaagtaattctcatgcctcagtctcctaagtagctcagactacaggtgcccaccaccacatctggctgttttttgttttttgtatttttagtacagacagggtttcaccatgttggccaggctggtcttgaactcctgacctcaagtgatccatccatctcggcctcccaaagtgctgagattacaggaatgagccactgtacccaacgaGGATAAATTATTGGGAGCAAAACTGCTAGGTCAAAGGGTACTTTAAAACTATCACTGACCTAATACTTCTCAGCACTAGTTGTCCAGTAATAAGACAGTATATTCCTTGTTGTCTCACATTTTCATGGTGATAATTTATAGTTCTGACTGACAGTACGGGCAAAGGGAGTATAGATCGCAAGAAACGTAAGTCTCTCTCAAACCAGAGGAAATATTACACGTTAATTAAATTGCCCGTATAGAAAAATGATGGCTTCTGATAAGTGATGTTTGTAAAAGAATTATATGTATAGCagaatataaaactgaaaataagaatACTATAAATAGAAAGCCAACATTTTTTCAGTCTATTAACAAAAGATAAACTGAACATCTTCAGTGCTCACATTACTAAACAAAAGTTCCATGGGGAAATATAACAATTCTGCAATCACCTTTTGGAAAAAAGATAAGCAGGAATAGAATGTGACTATTGATGTGGCATATGACTGAGTCCAGTGAATGCCTTGGTAACCATGGCTGGAAATGCTTGTCCCAGAAAGACGGGCTTTGAAATGTTGACAGAATTTTGACTAAAGTGGGGACAGGGCAGGGGAGAAAAGCTAGTTTGTCcaaacaaaacatagaaaagaaCAAGATATATTCATAAGATCAAGGAGAAATCATTCTGGCTGAAAGAAACCATTCACATTGAGGGGCAATGTGAGGTTTGCTTTTACCTATGAAATTGAGGGTACAGGGTATTTAGAAAACAAGATTAAGCATTTcttctttgaattctttttcaaagTATTCCTAATCAAATTCTCCTAGAACACttctattagtttttaaaaacagtctttCATTCTATTTTGCATACCTTGTTTTCTTACTAGAAAAGtagtaacacttttttttttttttttttgagatggagttttgttcttgttgcccaggctggagtgcaatggcatgacctcagctcactgcaacctctgcctcccaggttcaaccgattctcctgcctcagcctcccgagtagctgggattataggcgcccgccaccacgtttggctaattttgtgtttttagtagagatgtggtttctccatgttggtcaggctggtcttgaaatcgggaagtaatacacttttaaaataaaatatttattggccTATTACATTATTTCTTCTGTGAATGCTTTTATGTCCTTTGCATTTCTACTGTGGTGTACTTCCTTACCAGCTTATAATGGTGCTTTATAGATTAAGGCTGCATCTATTCTGCTCTGTACACATCTTATCCTGCCCCAATCTCTTACCCCTCTTCAGCTCCTAAAACCTTTCCACTGGGCCCTCTAAATCCATGGGCTACCAtcaaaatcttttaaattctCAACTTCTCTTAACATCTCCTTCACCTTTCACTCTGGCCAAATTTTAAATCCCTCCTCACAGCTTTTTCTGTAGCTCCTTTTTCTTCTATAACTGGGCCTTGAGATGGGATAGGTGTCTTCCTTGCTCTTCATTGCAACTTCCagttctccttccttcctgaaaGCTCCTGGCTTTGACTCATGCCATTGGGCTTACTACCTTCCACTACCTCTCGTCATTACAGTCATCTACCAAAGCTCCTGCCACTCCCTTTCATTTTTCCACGATTTTGGATCCTGGCTTACTGTCACTCTCTCCAATATTCTTGCTATCTTAATTCCTGGTGATTTCAATATACATGAAATTATACCCTAATCACTCTGTCTTAACACCTCTCCTTCAATGATTTTTGTCACTCTTGTTTATTCAATTCCATGCCCATGTTGtgggtattttattattaataagtgCAAGTTCTCTATTATCTCACTTTGTATATCTCATTCTCTATCACTTCTTTCTAGCTTGCTCCTTCTAACACCCCAATAACAATGCTTCTGGGACTTTCAATCCATTGATCCtaccatttttcacttttttcactcAGCTTTTGATTTCCTTTCGTCCTCTCTCACCCAGCCTGAATTCCTTTGTTCTATAAATACAATGTTCTCTTGAATACACCATCAACTCTCTGGCCCCTCTCTCACTTCTCTGTACTTACTCCAATTCTCCTGACCATTCTTCTGTCCATTTCCAACTCTTTTACATGGTCTCTTTCCCCTTAAATCTCTGACACTTGCTCCCACATCCTCACACTCAGCTGATGACTTCACCTTCTCcttaattataaaattagaagaaatcaaaagagcaTTTCTATAAATGCTCACCATCACAGTGACTCACTTACTAGCGTCTGTACCATATGTTCTACATTCCCTCCTGTTACCAGAGATCCACTCTGTCCAATAGAGTAGCCGCTAACCACATAGGGGTATTAAACACCTGTAATATAACTAGTACAACTGGggaatgtaattattttaattaatttaaaattaaaaaccaaagcaTTGTAAACATTaaacaactttattattttggtagaactatattttccattttaattatgGGAAATTTATCATCCAAACTGAGATATGCTTTAAGTGTTTGAAAATCTAGTatgaaaaaaaagtaactatttcATATGTCATTGTTACATTGATTCCATGTTAGAACCACAATATTTTAGATATACCTggttaaatattatattaaactTAATTTCATCtacttcttactttttaaatgtggctactagaagaattttaaattacacatgtggttcacattatatttctatggACAAAACTGCTACAGATGAACTGTCCAGGTTCCTAAGACCAAACTTCATGACTTCATGCACAAGACCCcatcgccttttttttttttcttttaatgtttttggtatttttagggctagtcaagtgaagcagtgggagtggagaaggaacaaataaatctgtatctggttgtgatcaattagttTTAAACACCACTGCAGTCGAACCAGCCTCCATTGCCTCTTGCCTACATAAAGGTACAGCTCTAGCAATTCTTCCCTCTTCTACATCATCAATTTTTAATACTACAGGATCTTTCCCTTTCATACACAAACATGCTGTTTTCCCTGCCATGTTAAAACAACCCCCCGCCGCCCCAGTTATTGACCCAGTTTTTTTGCTCTCCTTTACAGCAAACCTCCTTTAAAGGCTTATCTATACTCCAATTTCTTTCCTCCTATTCTCTATAAGGTTTTCGTCCCCATAACATCTTCAGAACACCTGTGATTAAGGTTCCAACAACTAAACGCGTCACACCTGTGATTAATCACACCTGTGATTAAGGTTCCAACACTGCTAAACTCGTCAGCCAATTCTCAGCACttctttttaattgatttatcAACTTTGAGCAGAGTTGCCCACTCCTTACACTTTGAAATTCTGTCATCCTTTGCTTCCCGGCTATCCCACTTCCCTAGTTTTCCACCTCCCTAGCTGACAGCCCCTTTCAATCTCCTTTGCACGGGTCTCATCTCTTAACGTTAGAAGTCTCTGAAAGTTCAATCCTCGTACCTCGTCTCCCATCTACTCACTCTCTTCTAAATCAGAGTCAATCTCACGTCTTTCAATACCAGTTAGTTATATGCTTACGAAAACCAAACTGACATCTGCAGCTCGGACCTCCCCTGAACCAAGCCCAAGCGGGGAAGAGGGCGGAGGGAGAACCCCTGGACTGGTCCTCACTGAGCACTACAGGTGGCAGAGTCGTGGGGGACCCGAGGGTTACGAGATTCAGGGGTGAGGGGTAGCAGTGTGGATAAAGGTAGGAGCCTGACCTGCTTCAACGTCCGAAGCACCGAACCCAGCATGAAGGCCGCCATGTTGTCCGCCGCAAACTACAAAGCGCTTCAATTTATTGACACTGCCGAATAGCCTAGGACACGAGGGGCGGGGCCTGGGTCgcctggggcggggcggggcgcggcgGGGCAGGGCGGGGCGAGGAGAGGAGGCGGGTGGGAATGTGGCCTACAGGAAAGTGGAGTTAGTTTTGGGATCTGAGCTCTCGCGATATTTCATGGTACTTGGGCAAATGACAAATCCGAAGGCGTCGCGTTGATGGTGATGGCGCAGCTGACGTTCGTCCTGTGTTGCAGCCCTTCGTTCCGTTTTACACACCCTCTTAAACTACCTATGTCTCtgccctcctcctttccttccgcCTTTACCTAGTCGGCTGTCACCAATTTCTCTTCCACTGCGTTCTCGGTTCCGCTCAACATGCACCTCCTATATACTCCACTCGGTTTAGGGTAGAAACCTAGAAATTAttgccacctcctcctcctctgccatcTCTCCTATAGATCCTGCAAatctctcccttttctccactaTAATGGTGGTGTGGTGATGATGTTGACGATGGCAATGATAAAGATAGTTCATTTGTATATCTGGGTATATATATTATCTGTATTGGGATTTTAGGTTAAAAGGACGTAAACATTATGTCCTCGATAGAGGCATTGCCATTTAAAAACTGCTGTTTTCACTTTGTTGTGCAGGAAACTAACCTTCAGGTCATCTTTAGAGCCGCAGTCCTTCCTCTGGGATGAACCCTTAGAGGGGCCACTTTCCTTTGTGTGGATGTAAGGCAAGTACTACGCACCTACCGTTCTGATAGAAGAGTGTGGAGGAGCATATATTAGCTTGGCAAGTACCCGTGTCTTCGATGTGTTGGTGGATGAAGTGGAGCGATGCCTATGTGCTAATTACATCTGCATTGCTACCCAGGAGCCTtctgggaggaaggagagctgAATGTAGACTCTTTTCTTTAGAGGTTCAAATGTATTGGACCATATCTAATGGATGGGGAGGGTCTGACAGGCCAGCTGGTGGGTAAACATAACATGAGTCCCTGTTGTGATAGAATCAGAAAACTAGACTGGCCTCAGGCAGGCATCTGTTCATAATTCAAGCAGGTGTAATACCcgtctctccctccccacagctGGGCTCATCTTCTATAATTAGGTCATGAAATAGGTGAGCTAGCTCTGTGCACTCtggtcttttcttcctttctggaaAACTAGTTCTGAAAGcatcttttttgttgctgttgtaggTTATGATTTAATTCTACCTTTTTGGTGTGACCAGGAACAGGGGCAAGAGTCCACCTCTACAGTTTCATAGGAAGAACAGTCAGGAGAATTATATACATCTACAGTAGGCACAGGACTTAGGCCAGATCTTCCTGGAAAGTGGTCAGAAAGACTTAGACTTAAGCCACGGGAGTTAGGCCAATCTGATGGTTTGCCCTTTCAAAGATGGCAAAATACCGTTGGATGAAGAGGTAGCCCAGGATCCAGAACTCTTCTGGGTGGTGGAGATGTTCATGCCCTGGAAGCTGCTGGTGCACCCCTGCTGGCTTTTTACTGGTTTTATGAAGGATATTAAAaatgggctgagcatggtggctcacacctgtaattccagcactttgggaggctgaggcaagtggatcacttgaggtcaggagttcaagcccagcctggccaacatgggtgaaacccagtctctactaaaaatacaaaaattagccgggtgcagtggcaggtgcctgtaatcccaccgacttgggaggctgaggcaggagaatctcttgaacccaggaggcagaggttgcagtgagccgagattgcatcactatactccagccttggccacacagcaagaccaagaaaaaaaaaaaaaggactaaaaaggatacagatgaacagtcAGTCAGTTGGAAGAGATGTGTAGGAGAAGATACAGGGGATGGGACTTGGAGCTTCAATGCCCTTTTCTGGTGGGGCCACCCTCCAGAAACCTCCACATATTCAGCTATCTACAACTTCTGAAAGCATCTTTAAACAGCATTACtaacttttttctaaaaattgtgatacaatatacataacataaatttTCCCATCTtcaccattttaagtgtacaattcagtggcattaagtaccttCACACTGCTGTGCAACCGTCATCACCGCCCATCTCCAAAACTTTGTATCTTCCCAAACTAAAACACTGtaccattaaacaataactccccattccctcctcccttcagctcctggcaaccaccattctactttttgtcccTATAAATTCAACTACTCTACATagctcatataagtggaatcatgcagtgttttgtctttttgtgactggcttctttcacttataaCATCTTCAGGGTTTATCCATGCTGCAGCACATctcagcacttcattcctttttatggctcagtaatattccattatttgtCCACACTACATTTTGTTTCTCTGTCATTAACACTTGCTTTTCCTACACCttttagctgttgtgaataatgctatgaaCAAATATCTTAAACAGCATTCGGATCTTGTTAGGCCATTTTTCGCTTTAAGAAGAGATTAAAACAACCTAATGGTGTGAGTGAGGCAGGAAACTCTGAGATACTGAGACAAGACTCCAGGGTCTTCTTTAACTAATTGAATTGGTGTTTTAAAACAGCTTAAGATTTCCCCCCAGATACCGCAGTGTGCACTCCTCCCTTAGTGTGTGGGCCACTTGGCAGGGCCTAAAGAAGTCTTAGTTACCTTGAATTTTCCCAAGGAGTCTCTGATTCTCTCTGGCCACTTAACAGAATGTGGGAAAGGCTGTTGTCTTTACTGTCCTGGAATATTAGAATCAGGAGAACCATCGTAATTCACTTaatcattcagaaaatatttactaaatgcctATTATGTACGAGTGTGTAAGTATGTGTCAGGTCGGAGACTGAAAAAACATCCCAGCCCTTCTGATACTTGTAATTCCACTGGGGATTATAGATTGAGACACGAGTGGAGCTATCTACCAAGGACGGTTATATTACCTTTGCTGTTTCCTTATATTCTTCCTTTGGAGGCTTAAAAGTACTTTTTGggtggataaaataaaatttaagagttaattatttttaagtgtgatTGTGAGAGATGTTTATAGTTGCTATTTTCTAGGcctaattaaattataaaaatgattgcATAGATAATGaaattgaggcatagagaggttaggtaacttgccaaGCCAGCTGAGCTAAGAACGTTAAGGcagatgctcttttttttttgaggtagagtctcgctttgtcacccaggttggagtgcagtggcgtgatcttggctcactgcaagctccgcctcccacattctcgccattctcctgcctcagcctcctgagtagctaggactacaggtgcccgccaccttgccaggctaatttttttgaattttttggtagagacagggtttcaccgtgttagccaggatgttcttgatctcctgaccttgtgatccgcccgcctcagcctacaTTAAGGCAGATGCTCTTAATCCTCTCTCCATGTTGTCCTCTGGAGGAGTGATGGCTCAGGATAAAGGCCTGACTGTTGTCACAGAATTCttacttaaaaaatgtatcaaTTGATTAATGTATGGATTTCATGCCATTCTAATGAATACttcaatatatataataatatttctatatatcatataaatatgtatttgtaataaatatataaatatatatttaagttatatataggttaaatataaatatatatttataaatatattaatacataatatatactgtaatatagaaatacatatttatttaatatatatgaataaacattttatacatatatagtatatagtatattactcaaaataaatatatattaaatatatgtactatataatctattaatatatagtctaaatatatatttatatattatattcataaatatatattaaatatatatctatatattaNNNNNNNNNNtatatattatattcataaatatatattaaatatatatctatatattatattcataaatatatattaaatatatatcctTATCTCTATTTAATAAGGATATATATTTACCCAATTGTGCCACTTTGAGGAATTTTTCCAAGGAAATACtgaaatagataaatatatattttaatctatatatattcttatatatttaataaatatatatttatattaaatatttgtatatttgttaatatatatAAGGATGAGTGGATGGAAGAGAGGTAGAAACTCCCTCATAGAAAaccatgaattttattttattttttgagacagagtctggctctgtcacccaagctggattTAATGgctggatcacagctcactgaaccctcaacctcccaggtgcaagcaatcctcctatctcagcctctggagtagctgggactgtaggctggcgccac
The genomic region above belongs to Piliocolobus tephrosceles isolate RC106 chromosome 1, ASM277652v3, whole genome shotgun sequence and contains:
- the MRPS14 gene encoding 28S ribosomal protein S14, mitochondrial; amino-acid sequence: MAAFMLGSVLRTLKQMVPSSASGQVRSHYVDWRMWRDVKRRKMAYEYADERLRINSLRKNTILPKILQDVADEEIAALPRDSCPVRIRNRCVMTSRPRGVKRRWRLSRIVFRHLADHGQLSGIQRAIW